The Macadamia integrifolia cultivar HAES 741 unplaced genomic scaffold, SCU_Mint_v3 scaffold1457, whole genome shotgun sequence region tctcaaacggGCATAAAACGCCATCCCATGACTGAAACCTCTAGCGAGAAGATATGGGATTCGAACAGAGCAGTTGCGATGGTTCGACTTCTAATCTCTCAACCGACGCGTGGTTGATGACATAGCGTTTCCCCATTCACGAACCTATCAATAACACTTTTTTCATTGCTGACTTTTTTCAGCAATGCTCTTGAATCTTTCTAGTTTCCCAAATTCCCAATTGAGTGGTACTGTACTTCAATGTCCACATCAGTTTGTCACGTCTGATTTATAAAGGCCATCTCAATCATGTATTTTCTGCCGTAAAGTAAAAGATTTTGATGATTTGGTGGTTCCCACATAATACTCTCTACATTCTCTACATCAACTATCACAATTGCATGAACCTATGATGTCAAAAAAAATCTACCccttacccaaaataaaaatattgatatCAAATTTGACCACTGCAATGGAAGGGATTATTGACAAGCACGTCTGTGTTTCCTATAAAGCCACAGTTCTAATATCTACTATCAAATTTCACATTTTGTTTTCTGTCGgacatatttttatttattatgtgTATTCATCATATCCATTTCAGTAATGATTCATTTTATAAATTTGCATTGATAATTTATATGTGATGGTTGTCCTAGGTGGACAAAATTGGACATTTTTGTCCTTATCACACTATATATTCTCACAATGACATTGTAGAATATAAGTgtcaatattatatatatatatatatatattggaggAGAGGAGTCAACATTATTCATATGTATGCGTATTGAACTTGAATTCATGTATGGAATAGCATCCATAATTTGAATAAGAAGATTCTTATATAGTTGTTTCATTCATATACGTGAGAGGTCTTTACCATTGCAGTTGTGCATTACACATTTGTAGTATACCAAAAGGTGATGCCTACACTGGCTACATATTAATACATTTGATGTACAATGCTCCATAGTAGATGAAAGTCACATCTTGAAATGGAGAACATCTTGAAAAAATAGTCTGACTGTTAACAGACGAAATGCCTATACCAGTGACAAATTTGTTAAttgtttcatattttaaataatattatataattatattttaaaagtgttaaaagtgtttttttttttttttttgtccaatcATTAGTTAAGACTTTGGTTTTGGTCATTCGATGGATTAGTATTTTTTGCGATATCTGTTTCTATACAAGTATATCCGTTGTATGATAAGTAAAGGAATTAAAACATAATGAAAGTTTCTACCATTTGGAGTTAATTAGTTACATCTCATATTGATTGTTCTTTGATAGTGAAGTTGCAAGATTACCCTACTGAATCACACCACTTGACCCAATCATAACTGTTGATTTTAAAAAGGCTCAATTATAAATATGATAGCAATGAAAACCCTAGTAACTCTTATGAAttgagaatttatttttaagtggtcattacaaaaaaaaggaagagaaattttCTCCCCATTAGGTTTTTCACCATTGAAGAAGCTTCTTCCATCAGGTGGTAATTGGTTCAAGAGTTGCTTCCCTTTAGAGGTTCGCCTTTGTGAATCTGAAGGTAGTCTTGACTCTTGACCCCTATTTATTGAATGTTTACTAATGCATGCGTGGAGACATTTCCAATGACCCAAATTTTGATctaaaattccatttccaaCTATACATTGTCTAGTCTACTTGGTGCAGTTTTAAAGTCTTCCACCCTAGAACAACCCAATGAAGACCAGTGGTTAGCTTAACAGGAAATCATTAACCTTTGGCTGGTTTGatcaatttgtgcaactcaatCAGTTGCGGAGCTAAACAAAAAGCTTAACAAGGTTCACGGTTAAACCGTTAAACGAACAAATCATCTAACCATGATAATTTTTAATAGAGTTCTTCAGAATCTAGCTGACCACTCCTGAAGAAGAGGAAAACATAACTTGGCATTTGATAGAATTTTTCATACTCCAACGTAAAAAGAGTGGTAAAAGGATTAAACATCAGCAGAAGCAATGTAGTGGAAGCAATGTGTAGAGCAAGTATGAAATTGGAAGTAGTCTATAAGCATTCAAAGTTTGCACCTCAGATGCGACTCGAGTCCCTCCCAAAAATGAATCGTCTCGTCCAGTCAGATATGACCAAAGACCTTGTGCGCCAACTAACTTGCTTGCTGAACGAGGGAAGAAAAATATCAGAGATTAATTATCTGCTAACAGGCCAACAAGCATAATACACAAGCAGCATCCAGCCACACTTGAGAAAAGAAAGCCATCCAGCCACATTTGAGAAAAGAAAGCCAAGAAGCCAAAAGATTACCTGGCATACACAGAGTACCAAAGCCACTGGCTGCTGTGACCTATTGATACCCAATCTCCGGGCAATTGGGCTGCCGTTTGTTCTCCTCCCAAGGGAGCGAATTGCCCCAAATGCTTGTACCTTCAGAAGAGAAGCATCAGATAATCAACCGACATAATAACAAGAAAACATAATCTGTTCATAAGATCATCAAATCagttgaccccattaagttgggatgagGTTTGGatgttgtttgttgttttaTCATCAATTCGGCTAGCTGGAGGTTATAGAGCTACAATCTCACATCGGTTTGTTCAGGTCCTCTTATACTTGATGAGTCCTCTCCACCTAATGCCTTAAGGTTTGGTTGGATTCCCCAGCAATTTATGTGGGCAGATATTTCAATATAAAACTATTGGAATAATAGAAATGATAATGTTATCATAACCATAGAAGAATCTTTAATTTTTGTACCATAAAATCACAGTTACCAAGATCTATCTGTAAAATTGGGGAAATCAGCACATATGACACCCacaacattgagaaaatgggtTAGCAGAAAACTCATGAAACTTTATAAATTAGACCTGAAGTGAGTGCAAGTGTTAAAATCTGTAATGATAACGTAAGGCACACACAATACATCCAACTTCTCGAACAATAGTGGAGCGCTAGATTGTCCACAGTTACAAGTACCATAAGCAATTAAGCTCTTAGTAGACCATTCACGGCCCAATTGGAAACACCCAGTACTTTGTTGTTTATTTCTTGCATTCACAGACTTTTTACCATCTGTAGTGTATAATAAATTTAATCAATAACAAGGTCTTTTTTTCTGAGTTAAAGTCTCTTTTCAGCTTTAGAACCCCTCTTCCCCCATTACCACACCACCACCAACATACACCTCTACCTGCTATTTCCCTTGGGGATGGAAATAGCTAGCACAAATTGGTCACCTCCTTGACCTATGCCCATTTTTAGGTTTTGAGTAAACTTACTGGGTTATGGTTCCCTGTCATAAAAAGCATAGCTACTTACAACGCAAGTCAAAAAGGAATGATCAAGGCAGTTAGGAAAGACCCAGGAACCAATGATGTaacttgaaggatttgaaaagataaaaaggCCCATAGAAAAATGAATCAAGGCAGTTAGGAAATACCCAGGAACTAATGATGTAACTGAGTCTCTGGCCCTAACTAGTATGGAATGGAAAATATGATTAACACCACTGACTGCAAGTAGTTGGACGAAGACTTTGTTAAGGTTGAATAATATACGACAAAGAAACTAAAGTTAATGCAGTAAaaataataagagagagaacTGAAAGAGATTAGAAGAATGGAGATAGGAGTCTCGCTTTTCTGAAGTAGAAATTAGAGTCTCAGTAAACCTATTGGTCAAATCCTTCGAGGATGGAAATGCAAATAAGCATAGatctcaagaaaatatcttttcaATTATCAACTTGTTTAAACCAATCAATGTCCTCCATACTTGCAGATAAAAAATAATCACACCAACAACTTATTAGGAcgctctgtctctctctctcccttcctagAAGGTTTTTCCATTGTCGGCTGCTGCTGGGGGTTTTTCCATTGTTGGCTGCTGTTGGGAGCAGCAGCCTGGCCATGAGGCTGAATTGCTCCCACCCTCTCTCacccttccttctccttctctcatcctCCCCCTCTCACCCTAcactgtcttcttcttcctcctcctctctctttcttttattcttctccctctccctttctccctttctcttctccttccttttctttctacATGATCAGGAGGTCGCGACCCACCCTTTCCGACTCCTTTGAGATTCCTTATCATCAAGCCTCAAATCTGGTGAGTTTCTTGAGCCGATGCTCAGATCTAGAGAGACATTGTGCCACTGGCTTTGCTGCAGATCAGATCTGGTCCTTCTTGTCACCAAGTTCCCCGCTCTCTGCTGCAGTAGCCTGATGCAAAATTGAGGCTGAACCGAGTTGACCCTTGGGGCAATCTCAACAGAGACAAACCgggtccgattggatttttgaaatcagtaggatattttaggaaatattgagttattttatttgagaagaTATGTAACCTTTTATTTGGGTAATTGTTAGTCAGTTAGGGAGTCACCAATTTAAGTTTTgttctgtttctaatttcatcagttagaacttaggaagcaaattagaagttgctatttcagtcttagatttttattagacaaagttttaatttcagtttattatatgaAGGCATGTAACCGATGGGTATGGCAgtgttgaattgaattgaatttttggttgaaaccttggCGGTTTTAATTGGTCGTGTGaccttcttccttcccctttgtcttctcttctcccctgcaactcgGAGTTCTCTCAgggttttcttccctttctctataggccctccatcaagtggtattagagccgaaggatcccctCCTTCACTCTCCCTCCCTATTCCATCCCCTTCCCATCAACCTCCTCTACCTCCCCTCTCTTTGTTATACCCATCTCCTGTTTTGTTGACATAACCTCTCGGTTTCTGTCCagcaacaagaaaaaaaaaaaaagggggggggggggagagattgGAGCTCCCAGTCGTGAACTCAACTAACCCCTCCAAGGGTTTTCGACGGCAgctaagccaaaaaaaaaaggagaagaagagagcagTAGCAAAATAAAGAACATACCTGGTTCGAAGTCTGCTTGCCGGATTCGAACTCCATCTCCTTCCTCTCCACCGCTGCTCTGAACTTGATCTCCATCCCCAAATCTGGCTTGAAGTCCTCCCTGGTCACTCTCCTCGCTGCGAGTCCATTTTCCGCCACAAGCTTCCTAAAGATCCACTGCTGGTTGTCGAGTTTCCCATTTTCTCCGTCAGTTTTCTCTGGTTTTCATCTCCAAGAAGGACAGAGCTCCTTTGTCGGTAAAGTCCACCCCATGATCCCTCCGTAATCtcttttctttaacttcttttcTGACTTGGCAGAATTACCCCTCCCTTCCTATTTTATCCCCTACTATCctattatttttcttacttCCACATATACCCCTGCCTCATACGTGATATGTTTGTTGGTTTATAATTGGACTTCAACTATTTACAAATCTACCACTTCTTGCTTGTGAATTGAATGTTTGTGACTTGGAGGTCCACCAGTGATTCAATCATGGAGTCCTTTGTGTTTATGTTCAGAGTTCGTTGCCCAATGGAAAGCTTGCTAAATTGTTAATTGATAAGCGACTAAATGACAATTTTCTATCCATATCTATGGTGGATATGTTGTCAAAGACCAATCAGATCATTTTTTAGTCAGAGGATGATGTGtttgttgaattttctgtttctcattattatgatggtgttttttgtgaagtgtttgactATCCTcaatgcatcattaaattgggtcgagGTTGGTTGGAACAACAAGACAGCATCATTGATCGTGACAACAATATGTGCACCCTCCAGGCTTATcacatgcataaaaaatttaatccTTATAGATTGGTTGAGTCAGAGAAAGTGATACCCCCAGTACAACCACAAGACGAATCAGATGCATCAACACAAGTGGAAGACCGTCCTATTGTGGTACATGTGATGACAATGGGAAGTGAGAAAATCGTGGATCAGATAATGACGGACATCAATGCAGTGCCGGTTGTTCACCATCATGAGTTCATTCTTCCCCATGATTTTTCGGACATGAATGCAcacctccaaagcttcacaTCATGGATTTTGTTCGCAATGCAAACGACGAGTAATTCACCCCCATTcgtgaatttttattattagcattctttaaaactcgtgacgagtttttctcaacattggGGGAGTTGATGTAGAATTGAGGCTGAACTGGGCTGACCCTTCAGGCAATCTCAACCAAGAAACCgggtccgattggatttttgaaatcagtaggatattttaggaattactttatttaggaaatattgaattattttatttgggaagatatgtaaccttttattttgggtaattgttagtcaattagggagttaccaatttaagttttattttgtttctaatttcattagttagaatttaggaagcaaattagaagttgctatttcagttttatatttttattaggcaagttttaatttcagttaatcatataaaggcatgtaaccaaTGGGTATGGCAgtgttgaattgaattgaattgaatttttaaTTGAAACCTTGGTTGTTTTAATTGGTCGTGTGACCTTCTTCCTCCCCCTTTGTCTTCacttctcccctgcaactctgagttctctcagggttttcttccctttctctacagGCCCTCCATCACAACCTATCCATGAGCCGCTGCCTAGTTCGTGTATAACTTGCCGCTGACCAAGCCACGACCTAAATCTGGTTTTTCCGGTTTCTCCATCCCCTCCCAAAATGATTCATTTGCTCCACTAGCGCCCTCAAGGCCAGCCACTTGCATGGCCAGCAGCCCACAAGGATGTTAGCTATGCTCAGCCGACGGCCGCCTCGCCGTTGTCATCCGCAAGGCCAGCACGCCTCCTGCCGTGACTGTCACCAACGCTTGGCCATGGCCCTCTGCAAGGCCAGCGCCCTCTGCAAGGCCAGCGCCCCACTGCCGTGGCTGCCTTTCTTGCTGGAGGAGCTCTGAATCTGTCTTGGCAGCTAGGATGTTGAAGTGTGGAGACATGTTGagtagggtttggtggaaccgTATTTGGAATTGTCTTGTTTGCCCCTCTTCTTTAATTTGGGCTTCTTGGTTCTTGTCTCTCTACCCAtgtgggttttgagttttttgAGTTGTGTTGCCCTATTGGGATTGATTGTAAAGCCCATATGGGCTTTTGTGACGTAATGGACTTGTTTTTTATGACCTGTTTTTGAGTCTTCAAGCCCATTGGGCCTTGAATGTAGTCCTTTCTGGGCTTTGGTCACCCTTATTGAGTTTGTAATATCCCCTTGTactctccctccccttcttttaatgcctTATTtattcagccaaaaaaaaaaaaatacaaaatcgaTCAGACAAGCCAACAACATGCCAGTAGTTTGGTCATAACTTTCCAAAGATATGGTAAAATAAACATTTTTCCAGCTTTATTGTAGATATTGTTTtgtcttgcacatgccctgatCATATATTTAATGTATTTATATATTACACAATAGATGATCCACAAGAACAAGGGGTTTAACAAAAAGGGTCAGTGCATAAGCAGTGAGAAGATACAGGATGCTGTGGAGTTAACTATTAACATGACTATACAGAGTTGAATGGCAGAACAGGATTAAGTAGCCAACTCCATTAAATTGGCACAAGCATTAGTTGAGTTGAGCTGATAACATGCCTGGAATACATTGTGCATAATTCATTAATAATATGCAAACTCTGGATTTTCACCTTCTGCATTTCCAGGAATTAAAGTAACTATAATATTAACACCTAAAAAATCTAAGTTCACAAGAAAGTTTCAGACCTGTAGACCtaacttttaatttttatcCAAAGTTGAATAACtcttaaaaaaatgtttaaaaccAACCATAACAATAAATTATATCTGAAGTCTGAATTCAAGGAATCCAAAACCAATAGGAACTTAAACCTCAACTGTGATTCGATGGGGGAATCAATGGACAAAATGCTAATTCGAGTTTGGTTGAAAAAGTGTACACGCTAAACACAGATGAAGACAAACCcaagaaaaagagtgagaaccagggactttttttttcgggggggggggggggggggaggggtttgTTGGTTTTGTTGTGAAGGAGTTCTGGACTATATAGATGCTACATCAGGGGGTGCAGTGCATCATATGGGGATAGAAAATGAGTCACGCGGGATCAAATAGAGGGATTGCAGTATAAATCTACGCACCGTACTTGGAAACTCTCATGagatttttaaaatcaattgTCAAGTTCGCTGCTGAAGCTTGGTTTATAGAGCTTTAAAGTTTCGATTCTGCAGCTGATCAGTTCTTTGCATATGTGATTCAAGGCCAAATTCCAGCTACTCCGccctcccccaacccccccccccacgcCCCCCCGGAACCACCACCTccggaaaaaaattaaataaaggttGTGTTTTCAGTTGAAAACGATGTAAAAGGAAATTTCAGGTAAAATCTTATTCTATTGGATAGATTTACCTGAAAATTATCTTTATAATAGATTTTATCTGGAAGCAAAAGaaccccaaaaaaattatcCCTGAAAAGTTCAGGTAAATCAAAACAAAGCCCCATGGAGAACATGAGGACTCTAAAAGAAGCTGAACTCACTGAAAGGGACGAAACCGATGGCGTCCTTCTCCCCTGAACCTGATTGGACCTTCAGGATTTTCTTCACACTCTTTCATACGGTTAAAACACCGAGCAAGGTAAGCACCCTGTTGAGCAGCAACCTGGAATAACCACCAAAAGATCAGAAGGAAATTTAAGTAGAAGGTTCTTAGAAAGAAATCAGACTGTGCAGACAATCTTAACATATGACAAAAGTACCAAACAATCAAGAAATTCACCTGAGCAGTTGCAGGAAGATTCTTCATCTGGGAATCCACTTGGGAAAGAGCCGACTTCAGTTCTTCAATATCCAGTTCGAGGGATTTCTTTTCATCATCCGCTTTTGAATCCTTTAACAGATCTACAATATTTTTCATCCGCTTATTCTTCAAATAGAGTTCTAACTGAGGGTACCtgattttaatgtctttaatGGCATCTTGAACTTCTTGAACTGTTAGAGTACCAGACTTGTCCTTGTCTGCTTTATCAAATATCACTGCAATATCTTCCTGGATGTGGATTTTCCAAAAGACAAAAGTGAAAAGAGAAGGATTAACAGAATCAAGGGAAATAACAAGTGATTAGAATCATTAGATTCTGTAGTacaccaaaacaaaaattatCATCTAAGTTAGATTTGACATCATCTGCTTATCCTTTGGGAGGACTCTGTACAAGACTACAAGTAGATATACCATTGGTCCCCTGGCAtttaaaaatttatgttttctatttacTTCTTACATCCTTTTAGAGCTTGTATCCTTGATGTTTATCGAAGACTCTTTACAACTTTTAGCTCTATATCAATACAATAGGTTATAATTGTGTTAAGGTTTTGGATGGTTGCTTCTGAAGCGCATTTTGTAATATTGGGTACTCAAACTCATATCACCAACACCTGTGCAAGATATCAAGTTGCACAAATGGATTAGTGATATACTGATAAATAACACAACCATGCCAGCTTAGGTTTCTGAATGATGATGTAAAGTCAAAATCTTTGAGAGCTAAAATCATGTTAGAGAAGCAAAAAAGGGATTCATTTCAAGATCAACAACATTAAAAGTAACTGACCAAGCTAACaaggtgaaggttgtcttcaaccttcttAGAAGTCCTTGTCGTAGGAAGAGTGTAACTTGCTGTTTAGCGCAAGCCACGACTCCTCTTAGGGGTGTTTTAGTCTAAGTCCTTATGGACTTAGATGGGTtacttttatttccatttttgttttgtcCTATTCCTAGTAGCACTCCTAGGACTGCTGTAATGTTTTTCCTATATAATGAATACAGTGGGGCAGTCTCAATCTTATCAATTGGGACTCCCAAATTTTGCAtcacctttttctctctcttctatttacAAACCCCAATATTAGTCCACGACAAAATTGCATCGCAACAGTTATTGAGAAACAACAATACAGATTCCTTGTACTTGTGCTAAAGCTACAGGATGCACATTACCAGAAAGAAAACTGCCTAAAATTTTTCTGCTATCCAGATAGAATCATAGAAGTGAGGTTGGAAACAGAAGATTATCTTAGAATCTCAAGACTTGTACAGGAGGAGCACAAGGAGAAGCTCACAACGGAGAGATTTTGGATTGTGTTGCCTAGTTCCATCTTTTATCTGAAATTGGTATAACAGTATCATAAAAGCGCATCACAGATATCCATTTTCCTACTGGTACAACATGGGTCATATCCATAACCTCAAGGACGAACCAACACATCAGAGATTTGATATCACAAATACCAATATAACCAATGGGAAAGTGTAACGCACAATATAAATGAGAAGCAAAATGAAGTGAAAAGCCAACTTGAaataatctacctaatctatgAAGCAGGAACATTGACAACAAACTGACACAAGATAGCTTGAGGTTATtggtgatggagggccttagggaagaagggaacaatagcatagtttttaaggcgctggtaaggcgatgccttagcagcgccttggcgctgatgcggtctagagatggtaaggcagtgctccaccTTACAtcaagtggcgccttatgggttttttttttttaaacacattttaaaattacttgatgaagattccaaatatagatttttttattggtaggtgtatggttttgttaacacttgagatgtatgggatcagctttactccacccaaaataaccaaaacaaacaaaacaagaacacgattcacaaacagggtttggattttgtcaagggttttaagaaagggctttgggAATGAATCAGGGAACAAGGAAGAATGATGCAGTTTAGTTTcctaaataggcttgttttattag contains the following coding sequences:
- the LOC122063797 gene encoding external alternative NAD(P)H-ubiquinone oxidoreductase B2, mitochondrial-like encodes the protein SLVISLDSVNPSLFTFVFWKIHIQEDIAVIFDKADKDKSGTLTVQEVQDAIKDIKIRYPQLELYLKNKRMKNIVDLLKDSKADDEKKSLELDIEELKSALSQVDSQMKNLPATAQVAAQQGAYLARCFNRMKECEENPEGPIRFRGEGRHRFRPFQYKHLGQFAPLGGEQTAAQLPGDWVSIGHSSQWLWYSVYASKQVSWRTRSLVISDWTRRFIFGRDSSRI